TGAGCCGTGCACCcactctccctgtccccagctcatCTTCACACCCACGGGCCCCGTCAGCGCTGTCCGGCCCGAGAGCCCCGCGCCGGCCCCTCCGCCGGCCCCGCCACCTGCCCCACCACCCAGCACCCCTCAGgtgagtgtccctgcccctggcagcccccagagcctgcCCCGGCACCCCTGACCCGCTGCCGTTGCAGgtgcacagcctggccctgcgccccgccggcccccacctccctgccctggccatgaAGCCCCCCGGGGGTGCCCCTCCCCGTGCTggccccccccgggggcccccgcCCGAGCCCCCCGCCGAGCACCTCAAAAAGGCCGAGGGGCACGAGGGCCGCGCCCATGGCCTGGCCCGCAGCGCCGCCCCCGCTGCCACCCACCCGCTCGTCACCCCAGGTAAGGGGCTGCTCCGGGGGGGGGCACCCCGGGGTGCTGGGGAGTCACGGGCTGTTCACTCTGACGCCAGTGGTGGCCCACGCTGGTGTGTCCTGCAGCTGTCACTGTCTGTGTTTGGGACCTCCGTCCCCTCACTGGGCCCCGCTCGGGAGGGTCTCAGCACCCATAGGACCCCAGGGGGCTGGGGCAGTGAGGGTGTGAGCCAGGGGGCTCCATGAGTGCTGGAGCCTGGGGTGCTGCACTGGCATGGCTCCCAAAattggggacacctgagtgCAGCTTCCCGcaagagctggcagagctgattGTCTGAGGGCACCAGAGGGAACAGACACAGAgtgagcagcagcctgctggGGGTGGGTCCCGTGGTGCTCAGGGGCATCTCTGTCCCCGttgctgtccccacagcctaCGCCCCGCTGCAGCCCCcccagttcctgcagcagccGCCGAAGCCGATGCAGCCGCAGCAGCCgcagccgcagcagcagcagttcgtcatccagcagcagcagcagcagcagctgggccccCGTGGGCAGCCTCCCTCGggcccccccagcaccccccagctccagcccctgccccctgccagccccggcccgggcccCCAGCCCAAAACGGGGGTGCCCCAGGGAGCGGGGGGCGAGGGCGGCCCCCCCAACGGGCACCCCGGCTGCCACGCTGCCCCCCGCAAGTTCCAGCACGCCTCGGCTGtcatcctgcagctgcagcccgcCGGCCCCACGGTGAGGGGCCCCACATCTCCCCCAAACCTGCATCAGGAGGGGCCCCCAAACATCTCCCCCAAACCTGCATCAGGAGGGGCCCCCAAACATCTCCCCCCAAACCTGCATCAGGAGGGGTCCCCACACATCCCACCCCCAAACCTGCATCAGGGGTCCCCGAAACTCCCAACTGCATCAGGAGGGCCACGCCCACCCAACCTGCATCAGGAGGGTCCCACACCCCACCCCCAAACCTGCATCAGGAGGGgcccaaaatcccccaaccAGCATCAGAGGACCAAAATTCCCCAGACCTGCATCAGGGGTCCCCAAACACTCACAAACTGATCGGAGGGGCCCCCAACATCTCCACCAACCCTGCATCAGGAGGTCCAACATCCAAACTCTCCAACCCTCACAGTGAGGCCAGCCTTGTGAGGGGAAAGAGGAATGGGGGCACGGGAGTGGGAgtggggggtgctggggtgtCAGCTGTGTGCACACGCGTGTGGGTGTGCAAGTGCACAATCCCTGCACACATGTGTGATCCTGAAATGTGCATGGGGACCCAGCTGTGACATCAGTGTGCAGGTGTGCACGCTCGGGCCACGCTGCACGTGTGTGCCTGCTCCATGCACACCTGTGCACAGCTTTGCCCCATCCATGGCACTTTGGTGGCCGTGTGTACCTGGTGCTGTGACACGGGGAGCATGTGGCTGAtccgtgtgtgtgtgcacgtgTTTGATCTCATACGTGTGTCCTGGACCCACACACATGTGTGAGCACAGCTTTGCCAGATGCATGCACGTGCATGTGTGCATATGTGCATGTGTCTGCTCCctgcatgtgtgtgcacacgAGTGCAGATGTGCTTGCCTGGCCCGTGTGTGCACCTGTGCTTGACCCATGTGTGTCTGgcctgtgcatgtgtgtgacACTCATGCAGCCCCGTGCACGTGTGTGTTTGTGGAGGTGTGTACAGGCTCCTTGCACACATGTGCAAATGTACACGCCAGATCAGGTGTGTCTGTACACGCGTGCCCATCTGTGAcacatgtgtgtgcatgtgcatgcCCGCTCCAGGCACATGCTTGTGTGTGACCCATGCACAGTGTGCACCCTCCAGTCGTGCAGGtgcatgtccctgtgccacacaCACCTGCCCCGAGCCCCGCACGTGCGTGTGCACACCTGACCCCCGCCCGTGTGTGTGCACATCTGACCCTGCCCCACGCGTGTCCCTGCCGCCACAGCCGTCCCTCGGGGTCCCCGAGGGCGCCCGCCGGGACCCGCTGCCCGTGCCGAGGAGCGCCGAGAGCCCGCCTGCCGCCCCGCCGCAGCCCCCCGCCCTctcgccgcccgccgcccccccgggCCCCGACACCCCCGAGGGCGAGCGGCCCCTCACGCACGGTAagcgcccgccccgctcccacGGGCACCCACTCGCGGGGTGCTGCACCCCGAGCCCTGATGCTGCGGGGGCCAGTGAAGCCGGGCAGCGCTGCGGGAGCCCTGAGGGGAGCTCGGGCAGCACTGAGGGGCGCTCGCTgagcccggggctgcgggccgGGTGCGGcgcccgccgctgccgctgGGGGGCGCACGCGCGCCACGCTCATGTACAGCGGGCACCCGAGGGGTGGGGCTGTGGCCACGCCCCTTTCTGTAGGCGCGGCAGTGGTGCGCGGGCTGGGGAGGCGTGGCCATATCTGAAGGCTCCGCCCCGGCTGCGTGGGGGGTGCAACCGATGTGGGGGCGTGGCCACGCCCGTGCAGTCCCGCCCCTTGTGGAgcgaggccccgcccccgcgaTAGCGGGGGCGCGGGAGGCGGAGCCTTTGTTGGAAGGGCGTGTCCGAGGCTCCGGGCGCGCGAGGCGGCAGCGCCCGCCAATGGGCGCGCGGGGGCGTGTCCGCGGCAGGctccgcccccgccgccgcctttGTCCCCGCTCGGCcctggccccgctcccggcgccgctcccgccgcagccccggcccgggcccCCCGCCATGGCCCCCCCGACCCGCTGAGCGCCCGGTGAGTGAGCGCCGACCGCGgcggccaggcccggcccggggcggcggcggcggcggctctgACCTCACTTCCGCatccgcccccggccccggtcCGGCCCCGCGGCCCGGGCGAGGGAGGGGCGGGGGCAgcgggagccgccgccgccgccggacAAAGGTGATGGGGGTGCCGGGGCCTGCGCGGCCCGGGGCGGCCTGGAgaggagcggggccggggcgggctgggccggggccagcgggccctgctgggctgtgctgggatctcACGGGCGCAGATCGGGCCCTGCCCGGCGCTACCGGGATGTGCCGCGGCCTGAGGGGCGGTTCGGGCCTCTCTGGGACTCTGCTGGGGCAGATCTGCGCTTTCCGGGCTGGATCGAGCCCCGTTGGGGCCTTTCTGGGGCACATCGGGGCTTTCCGCCGCGCACCGAGCCCCGCCGGGGAAGCCGCGGCCTGGCCGGTGCCTCCCAGCGCcgcgccggggctgccccgctccCTCCGCGCTCTGCGGCCgtgcccgcagccccgcgggTATTTtgggggcccttttccccctttggcACCCCCCGGGGCCGGCTGGGCGGCGCTGGGAgcggcagcagctgctccccgtTCCAGCTGTATGGAAATCGCGGCCCCGCGTCAGCGGCGGCGTCAGCGCCCGCCCCTCGCCGCTCACCGCGTgtgccccgctgtccccagagccccccgagCGCCTCCATGCGCAGCCCCGCATTCCCGGGATGACCTCGGGCTCCGGCAGCGCTGCCGCCACCGTCGCCGGCGCCGCCCCCCACAATGGTGAGAACAAACCGCCCCAGGCCATCGTGAAACCCCAGATCCTCACGCACGTCATCGAGGGCTTCGTCATCCAGGAGGGCGCCGAGCCCTTCCCGGTAACGTATCCCGATCTACCGGGGCCAGGGCTGGCCTTTGGGGCGGGGGGAATGGGGCACACGGTCAGGCCTGAACCCCCAAATCCGACCCTGCTTCGTCATTCGGGAACGGGCTGAGCTGCTCCCGGTGCTCTCCGTGGTTTATCCCTGTGGTTTATCCCGTTACCGAGTGTTTTGTCATTCGGGaagaggctgagctgctcccGGTGCTCTCCGTGGTTTATCCCTATGGTTTATCCCGTTACCGAGTGTTTTGTCATTCGGGAAGGGGCTGAGCTCTTCCCGGTAATgtatcccaaaatccctgtccTGAATTTGGGAGGTTGGGAATGGAGCACCCACTGTCCTGAAGTCATAAACCCTCACCCATTTCATCGAGGACGTCATCCAGGAAGGGGCAGAACCATTCCCAGTAATGTATATCTCTGTGCATCCTCGTCCCTGAATTTAGGACCATTCCCAGTAATGTATATCTCTCTCTGCATCCTTATCcttgaatttggggttttgggaatgGGGCATCCAAATAATCATGATCCCCtccacccaaaatcctccaCCCATGTGTCGAGGGCTTCATGactgagaaaagaggaaaaatgttcCTGGTATGGTATctccccctcctgtcccccttTCTGGGACAGAGGGATGTTGGGATGGGCATCCAGGCCTTTGTGAACCCCCAAATCTTCCCCCACATTGTTGAGTTATGCATCATTCAGGAAGGGATTGTGCCGTTCTGGTAACGTATCCACCCATCCATATCCTTATCcctgatgtgtgtgtgtgggaggggGGATTCTGTCTTTGGGGGGTTGGGAATGAGGCACCCAGACCATTGTGAACCCCCAAATGTTACTCATTTATTCTGTAATTCGTTGTCCAGGAAGGGGCAGAACCATTCCTGGTGATTCCCCTCTCTCTGTCCTCGcttctgggtttggggtttgggagtgGGGCATCCACACCACTGAGAATCCCCAAATCTTCACATTTTTGAGTTCCTTATTGTgcaggaaggggctgagccATTCCCAGTAATGCATCTCCTGCACCTGTCCTTGTTCCTGGATGTGGGAAATTGAGAAgaggggttgggaatgggatgccCAGACAATCatgaacccccaaatcctcacccaTTTATTGAGCATTGAGGAAGAGACAGAGCTGTTCCTGTAACATTCCTGGAGCTGAGGGATTGGGAAGGtggggttgggatttggggagttgGGAATGGGATGCCCAATTatgaacccccaaatcctcacccaTCTTATTGAGCATTTCCATCTTCTGGAGGACAGAACTGTCCTGTACATTCCGACTGGGGATTGGaaggggctggatttggggattggaATGGATGCCCATTATGACCCCAATCTCACCATTTTATTGAGCATTGAGGAAGAGACAGAGCTGTTCCAGTAACATACCTGGAGCTGAGGGATTGGGAAGGGGgcattgggatttttggggttgggaatgggatgccCAATTATGAGCTCCCAAATCCTCACCCATGTTATTGAGCATTGAGGAAGAGACAGAACTGTTCCTGTAACATTCCTGGAGCTGAGAGATTGGGAAGGGGGCGTTGGGATTTGGAGATTGGGAGTGGGCAATGATGAACCCCCAAACCTTTGCCTGTGTTATTGAGCACTTCGGCAGCCAGGAAGGGGTAGAATCGCTCCTGGTAATGTACCCTCCTCTCCTTATCCCTGCTCCTGGATTTAAGGGGTTGGGAATGGGTCACTCCAAGAACAGCTGGAGCCCAAATCCCCACGCTTGTCACCCAGGGAggtgcagagctgtccctggtaCCTGtcctcaccccatccctggatttGAGGGGTGGGATGGGCCGTGCCAGCCCCGTGGGCACCCTCAGGGCTCCCTGGGCACCGGTGCAGCCAGGTGTGTTGCACAGGTGGGCCGCTCCTCGCTGCTGGTGGGGGCCCTGCACAAGCAGtatgcacaggagctgctgccagacaagctgccagcacaggacaacaccaccaccaccgACTCGGACATGGAGGAGCCGTACCTGCAAGGTAGCGCCCGGGCCCTGGGACCCCCCTGAACCCCGGGATGCCCCCGAGTGCTCCCCCCGGCTGAGCTGGCTGGTTTCTCTCTCTGGGTGTCCCTCCACGCCCCCCAGAATCCAAAGAGGAGGGGAACCCCCCCAAGTTGAAGTGTGAGCTCTGCGGCCGCGTTGACTTCGCCTACAAATTCAAGCGCTCCAAGCGCTTCTGCTCCATGGCCTGTGCCAAGAGgtaaccccaaaacccacccaacccCTCCTTGTTAGGGTAGAAATAACCCCTAAACCCCCCCCAATCCCTCCTTGCTGCATAGAGGTAACCCCAAAACTcacccaaccccaaaacccacccaacccCTCCTTGTTAGGGTAGAAATAAcccctaaaacccccccaaTCCCTCCTTGCTGCATAGAGGTAACCCCAAAACTcacccaaccccaaaacccacccaacccCTCCTTGTTAGGGTGGAAATAACCCCTAAAACTCACCCAATCCCTCCTTGCCGCATAGAGATAActccaaaacccacccaacccCTAATTTTTAGGGTACAGgtaaccccaaaacccacccaacccctctggtgctggggcacaggtcaccccaaaacccacccaaccccaaaatccatgcCATCCCTCCTTGCTGGGGCAGGGgtaaccccaaaacccacacaacCCCTGCTTGCTGCAGTAGAGgtaaccccaaaacccacccctgTTTGCTGGGACagaggtgaccccaaaacccacccaaccTTTCCTTGTTTGTATAGAGGTAACCCCAAAACCCATGCTGTCCCTCCATGGTGGGGTAGAggtgatcccaaaatccacccaggcCCCTCCACAGCCACATAGAGGtagccccaaaatccacccaagcAGGGTAGAGgcaaccccaaaaaccacttGACCGAGCAGATGTAACACCAAAACCCATCTAGACCCTTTTCAGTGGAGTAGAGGTACCCCAAAATCCACTTGACAAGAGTAGAGGTATCCCCAGAAATCACCTGCCAGGGTAAAGGTAACCTGAAAATCCATTCAGTGTGGGAGGGGtaaccccaaaatctgcttcTTTGGTGGGGTAGAGGTACCCCCAGGGTTCCCCCGGTGGGGTGGGGACCCCTCATGGCCCGGCTCCGTGCAGGTACAACGTGGGCTGCACCAAGAGGGTGGGGCTGTTCCACCCCGACCGCAGCAAACTGCAGAAACCGGGAGGGCCCCCCCACGGGCGGCGCCGCAGCTGCAAGGGGACCCTGCCCCCCCTGAGCAAGGACAGCAAGaaacaggtgaggggacacgggCTGGCcactgagggcagggctgggccttgGGGCTGGGGCTTGGCCCCAGTTTTGGGTGGGCTCCGAGCCTTGGGTTGTCCCTGGCTttgggggcacagggtgggcactgAGGCCGGGTTTTGGCCTCAGCTCGGGGGACAGGGAGTGGGTGCTGAGCCTGGGGTTTGTCCCTGAATTTTGGGAACACAGGGTGGACACTGAGGCTGAGGTTTGTCCCTAAgttttgggaatggggtgggcACTTAGGCTGGCATTTGTCCTTGAATTTTGGTGATGTGGGGCAGGTGCTGAGGCTGGGGTTTATCTCTAAATTTGGTGACACGGGGTGGATGCTGAGGCTGGGGTTTGTCCCTAAATTTTGGGAACACAGGGTGGGCACTGAGGCTGGGGTTTGTCCCCGAGTTTTGGTGACATGGGGTGAGCACTGAGGCTGGGGTTTGTCCCTAAATTTGGTGACACGGGGTGGATGCTGAGGCTGGGGTTCATCCCTGAGTTTTGATGACACggggctggtgctgagcctggGGTTTGTCCCTAAATTTTGGGAACACAGGGTGGGTGCTGAGCCTGGGGTTTGTCCCTGAATGTTGGTGATGTGGGGCAGGCGCTGAGCCTGGGGTTTGCCCCTAAATTTGGTGACATGGGGCCAGTGCTGATGCTGTGGTTTGTCCCTAAATTTTGGGAACACAGGGTGGGCACTGAGCCTGGGGTTTGTCCCTAAATTTGGTGACACGGGGTGGGCTCTGAAGCTGGGGTTTGTCCCTAAATTTGGTGACACGGGGCCGGTGCTGAGGCCAGCactgcccccgcagcccccggggtCCGTCCCAGCGGGGTCGGTGACGGCGTCGTTGCAGCTCAACCACAGCCAGGAGGATTCCAGCCGCTGCTCGGACAACTCCAGCTACGAGGAGCCGCTGTCGCCCATCTCGGCCAGCTCCTCCACGTCGCGGCGCCGGCAGGGGGAGCGGGAGCTGGAGCTGCGGGACATGGAGCTGCCCGAGCGCGACCTGCCCGGCCTCGGCCACCGCTTCCTGCCCAGCGAGCCCAGCAAGTGGAACGTGGAGGACGTCTACGAGTTCATCCGCTCGCTGCCGGGTGAGGAACGCCCTGGGATGGACGGGGATCTACCCAAAGATACCcagttttgggaggatttgTGTCCCTCAGGTTGTGTTCAAGGAGGGATCTACTCAAGATTGAGGAATGTCCTGGGATGGACGGGGATCTACCCACACATACCcagttttgggaggatttgtgttcaaggAGGGATCTACTCAAGATTGAGGAACGCCCTGGGATGGGTGGGGATCTACCCACACATACCCAGTTTTGAGAGGATTTGTGTCCCTCAGGATGTGTTCATGGGGGAATCTACTCAAGATTGAGGAATGCcctgggatggacagggatcTATCTACCCACAGATACTcagttttgggaggatttgtgttcaaggAGGGATGTACTCAAGATTGAGGAACGCcctgggatggacagggatcTACCCACACATACCCAGCACTGTGGTTTTGGGAGGATTTGTGTCCCTCAGGATGTGTTCATGGGGAAATCTACTCAAGACTGAGGAATGTCCTGGGATGGAGGGGGATCTACCCACACATACCCAGCACTGTGGTTTTGGGAGGATTTGTGTCCCTCAGGATGTGTTCTAGAGGGATCTACTCAAGATTGAGGAACGCCCTGGGATGGACGGGGATCTACCCAAAGATACCcagttttgggaggatttgTGTCCCTCAGGATGTGTTCAAGGAGGGATCTACTCAAGATTGAGGAATGTCCTGGGATGGACGGGGATCTACCCACAGATACCCAGCACTGTGGTTTTGGGAGGATTTGTGTCCCTCAGGATGTGTTGATCTACTCAAGGataaccccaaaattggggatttggggagagaTTTATTCACAGAGAACCCCATATTTTAGAGTAGGATTTACACACACATAATcccataaatatatttatgggGGGTGATTTACTCACAGATAACCCCATCAATATTTTTAGTGGGGATGGAATCTACTCACAAACCCATTAATAttgggagggcagggggcaggtTTATTTGTATTTACTTACAAATAAACCTAAAGGATAATTGGAGGAAGCCATTTACATACGGCTTCCTAAAtaagattttttgggggattcaAGCCCctgggtgtatttttgggggCTGTGAGGGGGATTCAAGCCCAGAGAAGCCCCTGAgtgtatttttggggattaTGAGGGGGATTCAAGCCCAGAGAATCCTGAgtgtatttttggggattaTGAGGGGGATTCAAGCCCAGAGAAGCCCctgggtgtatttttggggattaTGAGGGGGATTCAAGCCCAGAGAAGCCCctgggtgtatttttggggattaTGAGGGGGATTCAAGCCCAGAGAATCCTGAgtgtatttttggggattaTGAGGGGGATTCAAGCCAGAGGAGCCCctgggtgtatttttgggggCTGTGAGGGGGATTCAAGCCCAGAGAAGCCCctgggtgtatttttgggggCTGTCAGGGGGATTCAAGCCCAAAGAAGCCCCTG
This portion of the Zonotrichia leucophrys gambelii isolate GWCS_2022_RI chromosome 21, RI_Zleu_2.0, whole genome shotgun sequence genome encodes:
- the PHC2 gene encoding polyhomeotic-like protein 2 isoform X1, translating into MENEQLPAPAPASSAGSAAPAPASSAAARPAGPQISVYSGIPDRQTVQVIQQALHRQPNTAAQYLQQMYAAQQQHLMLQTAALQQQHLTSAQLQSLAAVQQASLAANRQSSSSGSNGTQPAPAQQPTINLATSPAAAQLLNRAQSVGPGASGIAQQAVLLGNTASPALTASQAQMYLRAQMLIFTPTGPVSAVRPESPAPAPPPAPPPAPPPSTPQVHSLALRPAGPHLPALAMKPPGGAPPRAGPPRGPPPEPPAEHLKKAEGHEGRAHGLARSAAPAATHPLVTPAYAPLQPPQFLQQPPKPMQPQQPQPQQQQFVIQQQQQQQLGPRGQPPSGPPSTPQLQPLPPASPGPGPQPKTGVPQGAGGEGGPPNGHPGCHAAPRKFQHASAVILQLQPAGPTPSLGVPEGARRDPLPVPRSAESPPAAPPQPPALSPPAAPPGPDTPEGERPLTHEPPERLHAQPRIPGMTSGSGSAAATVAGAAPHNGENKPPQAIVKPQILTHVIEGFVIQEGAEPFPVGRSSLLVGALHKQYAQELLPDKLPAQDNTTTTDSDMEEPYLQGVPPRPPESKEEGNPPKLKCELCGRVDFAYKFKRSKRFCSMACAKRYNVGCTKRVGLFHPDRSKLQKPGGPPHGRRRSCKGTLPPLSKDSKKQPPGSVPAGSVTASLQLNHSQEDSSRCSDNSSYEEPLSPISASSSTSRRRQGERELELRDMELPERDLPGLGHRFLPSEPSKWNVEDVYEFIRSLPGCQEIAEEFRTQEIDGQALLLLKEDHLMSTMNIKLGPALKIYARINMLKDS
- the PHC2 gene encoding polyhomeotic-like protein 2 isoform X5 — its product is MENEQLPAPAPASSAGSAAPAPASSAAARPAGPQISVYSGIPDRQTVQVIQQALHRQPNTAAQYLQQMYAAQQQHLMLQTAALQQQHLTSAQLQSLAAVQQASLAANRQSSSSGSNGTQPAPAQQPTINLATSPAAAQLLNRAQSVGPGASGIAQQAVLLGNTASPALTASQAQMYLRAQMLIFTPTGPVSAVRPESPAPAPPPAPPPAPPPSTPQVHSLALRPAGPHLPALAMKPPGGAPPRAGPPRGPPPEPPAEHLKKAEGHEGRAHGLARSAAPAATHPLVTPAYAPLQPPQFLQQPPKPMQPQQPQPQQQQFVIQQQQQQQLGPRGQPPSGPPSTPQLQPLPPASPGPGPQPKTGVPQGAGGEGGPPNGHPGCHAAPRKFQHASAVILQLQPAGPTPSLGVPEGARRDPLPVPRSAESPPAAPPQPPALSPPAAPPGPDTPEGERPLTHEPPERLHAQPRIPGMTSGSGSAAATVAGAAPHNGENKPPQAIVKPQILTHVIEGFVIQEGAEPFPVGRSSLLVGALHKQYAQELLPDKLPAQDNTTTTDSDMEEPYLQGVPPRPPESKEEGNPPKLKCELCGRVDFAYKFKRSKRFCSMACAKRYNVGCTKRVGLFHPDRSKLQKPGGPPHGRRRSCKGTLPPLSKDSKKQLNHSQEDSSRCSDNSSYEEPLSPISASSSTSRRRQGERELELRDMELPERDLPGLGHRFLPSEPSKWNVEDVYEFIRSLPGCQEIAEEFRTQEIDGQALLLLKEDHLMSTMNIKLGPALKIYARINMLKDS
- the PHC2 gene encoding polyhomeotic-like protein 2 isoform X2, which gives rise to MENEQLPAPAPASSAGSAAPAPASSAAARPAGPQISVYSGIPDRQTVQALHRQPNTAAQYLQQMYAAQQQHLMLQTAALQQQHLTSAQLQSLAAVQQASLAANRQSSSSGSNGTQPAPAQQPTINLATSPAAAQLLNRAQSVGPGASGIAQQAVLLGNTASPALTASQAQMYLRAQMLIFTPTGPVSAVRPESPAPAPPPAPPPAPPPSTPQVHSLALRPAGPHLPALAMKPPGGAPPRAGPPRGPPPEPPAEHLKKAEGHEGRAHGLARSAAPAATHPLVTPAYAPLQPPQFLQQPPKPMQPQQPQPQQQQFVIQQQQQQQLGPRGQPPSGPPSTPQLQPLPPASPGPGPQPKTGVPQGAGGEGGPPNGHPGCHAAPRKFQHASAVILQLQPAGPTPSLGVPEGARRDPLPVPRSAESPPAAPPQPPALSPPAAPPGPDTPEGERPLTHEPPERLHAQPRIPGMTSGSGSAAATVAGAAPHNGENKPPQAIVKPQILTHVIEGFVIQEGAEPFPVGRSSLLVGALHKQYAQELLPDKLPAQDNTTTTDSDMEEPYLQGVPPRPPESKEEGNPPKLKCELCGRVDFAYKFKRSKRFCSMACAKRYNVGCTKRVGLFHPDRSKLQKPGGPPHGRRRSCKGTLPPLSKDSKKQPPGSVPAGSVTASLQLNHSQEDSSRCSDNSSYEEPLSPISASSSTSRRRQGERELELRDMELPERDLPGLGHRFLPSEPSKWNVEDVYEFIRSLPGCQEIAEEFRTQEIDGQALLLLKEDHLMSTMNIKLGPALKIYARINMLKDS
- the PHC2 gene encoding polyhomeotic-like protein 2 isoform X4 — translated: MENEQLPAPAPASSAGSAAPAPASSAAARPAGPQISVYSGIPDRQTVQPNTAAQYLQQMYAAQQQHLMLQTAALQQQHLTSAQLQSLAAVQQASLAANRQSSSSGSNGTQPAPAQQPTINLATSPAAAQLLNRAQSVGPGASGIAQQAVLLGNTASPALTASQAQMYLRAQMLIFTPTGPVSAVRPESPAPAPPPAPPPAPPPSTPQVHSLALRPAGPHLPALAMKPPGGAPPRAGPPRGPPPEPPAEHLKKAEGHEGRAHGLARSAAPAATHPLVTPAYAPLQPPQFLQQPPKPMQPQQPQPQQQQFVIQQQQQQQLGPRGQPPSGPPSTPQLQPLPPASPGPGPQPKTGVPQGAGGEGGPPNGHPGCHAAPRKFQHASAVILQLQPAGPTPSLGVPEGARRDPLPVPRSAESPPAAPPQPPALSPPAAPPGPDTPEGERPLTHEPPERLHAQPRIPGMTSGSGSAAATVAGAAPHNGENKPPQAIVKPQILTHVIEGFVIQEGAEPFPVGRSSLLVGALHKQYAQELLPDKLPAQDNTTTTDSDMEEPYLQGVPPRPPESKEEGNPPKLKCELCGRVDFAYKFKRSKRFCSMACAKRYNVGCTKRVGLFHPDRSKLQKPGGPPHGRRRSCKGTLPPLSKDSKKQPPGSVPAGSVTASLQLNHSQEDSSRCSDNSSYEEPLSPISASSSTSRRRQGERELELRDMELPERDLPGLGHRFLPSEPSKWNVEDVYEFIRSLPGCQEIAEEFRTQEIDGQALLLLKEDHLMSTMNIKLGPALKIYARINMLKDS
- the PHC2 gene encoding polyhomeotic-like protein 2 isoform X3, with translation MENEQLPAPAPASSAGSAAPAPASSAAARPAGPQISVYSGIPDRQTVQVIQQALHRQPNTAAQYLQQMYAAQQQHLMLQTAALQQQHLTSAQLQSLAAVQQASLAANRQSSSSGSNGTQPAPAQQPTINLATSPAAAQLLNRAQSVGPGASGIAQQAVLLGNTASPALTASQAQMYLRAQMLIFTPTGPVSAVRPESPAPAPPPAPPPAPPPSTPQVHSLALRPAGPHLPALAMKPPGGAPPRAGPPRGPPPEPPAEHLKKAEGHEGRAHGLARSAAPAATHPLVTPAYAPLQPPQFLQQPPKPMQPQQPQPQQQQFVIQQQQQQQLGPRGQPPSGPPSTPQLQPLPPASPGPGPQPKTGVPQGAGGEGGPPNGHPGCHAAPRKFQHASAVILQLQPAGPTPSLGVPEGARRDPLPVPRSAESPPAAPPQPPALSPPAAPPGPDTPEGERPLTHEPPERLHAQPRIPGMTSGSGSAAATVAGAAPHNGENKPPQAIVKPQILTHVIEGFVIQEGAEPFPVGRSSLLVGALHKQYAQELLPDKLPAQDNTTTTDSDMEEPYLQESKEEGNPPKLKCELCGRVDFAYKFKRSKRFCSMACAKRYNVGCTKRVGLFHPDRSKLQKPGGPPHGRRRSCKGTLPPLSKDSKKQPPGSVPAGSVTASLQLNHSQEDSSRCSDNSSYEEPLSPISASSSTSRRRQGERELELRDMELPERDLPGLGHRFLPSEPSKWNVEDVYEFIRSLPGCQEIAEEFRTQEIDGQALLLLKEDHLMSTMNIKLGPALKIYARINMLKDS